A section of the Procambarus clarkii isolate CNS0578487 chromosome 38, FALCON_Pclarkii_2.0, whole genome shotgun sequence genome encodes:
- the LOC123748449 gene encoding uncharacterized protein isoform X1, translating into MRSNVMSVIIFLVIAAAVMPSWAQYFIRNDAAPTILGVTVDRLFVTSTGNLLVSEGGPTQPPQPQQPFPQLPPQQPVFIQPQLPSQPRAFIPQPQQVSPLLPPFTFHPTSPLCNHAAKPLVDEVEDGRAYHFSWCHDSGRLYTWEQATYYCSGLGNGFQAVSIESLRKQELISRFMIAHYISDIWTSGNKRNSRSWLSGTSSPYSNWSSTGRRGLPQPDNDEGNEDCLAVLNNQYNDGVTWHDSSCFHLRRVICEAPRFYVQ; encoded by the exons ATGAGCGTCATAATATTTCTGGTGATTGCGGCGGCAGTGATGCCATCCTGGGCCCAGTACTTCATTAGGAACGACGCTGCTCCCACCATCTTGGGAGTCACTGTTGACAGGTTATTCGTTACCTCAACTGGCAACCTCTTGGTATCTGAAGGCGGCCCCACCCAACCTCCTCAACCCCAGCAACCcttcccacaactaccaccccaacAACCTGTGTTTATTCAGCCACAACTACCAAGCCAGCCTCGGGCCTTCATTCCTCAGCCTCAACAAGTATCTCCACTATTGCCTCCCTTTACCTTCCATCCAACTTCACCTCTATGCAACCATGCTGCTAAACCCCTG GTTGACGAGGTAGAGGACGGCAGAGCGTATCACTTCTCATGGTGTCACGACTCTGGTAGACTCTACACCTGGGAGCAAGCAACCTATTACTGCTCTGGCCTTGGCAACGGCTTCCAGGCCGTCAGTATTGAAAGTctcaggaagcaagaattaatctccaGGTTCATGATTGCAC ACTACATCAGCGACATCTGGACGAGCGGCAACAAACGTAACTCGAGGTCGTGGTTATCTGGCACTTCCTCTCCCTACTCTAACTGGTCTAGTACCGGCAG GCGAGGACTACCACAGCCAGACAACGATGAAGGCAACGAGGACTGTCTGGCGGTGCTAAACAACCAGTATAACGATGGTGTCACTTGGCACGACTCTTCCTGTTTCCACCTGAGGCGCGTCATCTGTGAGGCTCCACGCTTCTATGTTCAATAG